The DNA window taattgggttgtttgtatttttgttgtggagttttaggagttctttatatattctggatattaaactcttatcagatgtatgatttgcaaatattctctcccattctgtagggtttttttttcactcCTGTGATAGTGTTCTTTGACGTACAAAAgatcttaattttgatgaactcCAATCTatctatttgttgttgttgttgcttatgcttttggtgtcacatctaagaatctattgccaaatccaaggtatGAAGGCttacccttatgttttcttctaagcctCTCatggttttagcttttatatttacccatgaTGGGTGGgtaagcagtgtgtgtgtgtgtgtgtgtgtgtgtgtaagggtaAAGTTTCTAGTTTCTGCTGAGTCTTATCTTTCTTGAGCACTTAAAgcactttatatactttatatcaCAGTGTTATCCTCATTTAACACATGAGGGAAGATAGTCTCAAGGAAgtcaactgaggctcagagaagttaaatgatttgcctaagTTAGACAACCTGTAAGTGACCAAGCTGGTCCGGCTGGGTTTTTAGTAATGTGCCACTCAACTGCACAGGAAGATAATGAAAATTTAAGTGCGTAGTAAAAGTGACAGCTCGGAGCTAGGGTGCAGGGAATTCCCAAACTGTTTCGCTTTCACCTCGGCTGCCTCCATCCTCACCCAACCCTCCGCCCACTCCAGCTCCTCCTAACTTCCGGCCCTGAGCGCAGCCCTTCCATTGGCTGTTGGTTACAGGGCCTCATGCTCATACGAGGGGAAGCAGCCAATCAGTGTGGCTCGTCTCCGCCCAGCCAGCCAGCGCTAGATCGCGTGGTCTTTGTCCCTCCTATGGCATGTCGGGAATTGTAGTCTAATGAAGCACTTCTGCCTAGAGTGAAAGGAGATCGAGAACTACTGGTCCCAGGGAGCTGAGCGCCGAGCGGTCCGGCTTTTAGGAGTACCCAGCCAACAATCTGGAGCAGCAACTGGCGTCCAGGAACAGGTGAGAGAGGTAGAGGGCTGGCAGGGACTAGAAACTCGGCCTTACCTCTGTAGCGATACTTTAAGGCACAGGAGGTCCAGTCTGTTGTGTTAGAGTTCCCCCGTTTTGGGGGTTGGTGGGACCGACTGACACTGTGGATGTGCAGAAACTCCTGAACTCTGCCATGTGCTTTCCTGGAACCCCACAGGATAACTGCACCCTGCTTTGCTCTTCTGCTGCgaaccctccccacccacccagtgTTGCTCCGAGGCTGTCTGCGCAGTCCCAGGTCTGTGAGGCTCAGGACGCCCAGTCCCAGAGCCCCAGGCTACATGTCCATAGCACCCAGGGGTTCCGCTTTCACTTCTCTTCTTGAAGCATCTCAGAGCCTGCGCTCCCCTCTCCCCGCCTACCAGGGGAGACCTGTGTTCTAGATTTGGCACTGACACTCCCCAGTTATCTTCCTATCTCCTAGAGCCTCAGTTTGACCTCCATAAAATAGGGTGATTTAAgggtcctcccagcccccagtccTGAGGTCCTTTACTCTGGACTCTTCTATCATGTGCTCCAGAACTTGGGGGAAGAAGCCAAGAGTGCAGCAATTCCagaggctccctggaggaggcgtTGACGGTTTCTCAACCGGATAAAGTTAGTTGGCATTAAGTTCTAGCCGTCTTATTTTAAGTGTGATCAGTTGAGTCTTGGTCACCCAGCCATACTTTTTGTTCCCTGCGTTTCTTTCTGTAAATGCCCTCAAGCTCAGCCCAGAAGAGAGTGGGGCATTCTGGGTATGGAGGTAAAAGGTTGGAGGGTGACCTGGGGAGCTGACAACGTGCATCTGCCTTTGGTGCTTGCTCCTGCAGGGAGAGCTCGATGCCCCCTCCCTGTGCCACCCCCCATGCTGCCCCTGTCCCGCTGGCTGAGATCTGTGGGTGTCTTCTTGCTGCCAGCCCCCTGCTGGGTGCCCCGGGAGAGGTGGCTGGGTTCCCTACGGCGGCCCTCCCTGGTGCATGGGTGCCCAGTCCTGGGGGCCTGGCACAGTGCCCGCTGCTGGTGCCAAGCGTGGACAGAGGAGCCTCGGTGAGTTTGGCGGGGTGAGGGgccttggggaggggagcagctgaTTAGGTTTCTGACTTGTCCTCCCTCTTGTCAGAGCATTTTACTCCTCCCTCAGAATGAATGGAGACCAGAAATTGGATGTTTATGCCCAAGAAAGGCAGGATTTCATCCAGCACTTCTCCCAGATTGTCAGGGTGCTGACTGAGGAGGACATTGGACACCCAGAGACAGGAGATGCTATTGCCCGGCTCAAGGAGGTGAGGGGTTTACGACTTGAGAGAGTGAACCTTTGCActctctgtgcatgtgtgggatCCAGCTCTGGCTTTTGACAGGTATGAGAGCAGGCTTTTATCTGAGTGACTCTGGGTCCActctggagggggtggggcctgggcaggtATATTTAGTCAGCTGATCAATCCTGCTTTATGGTTCTGCTGAGCCAGCCAGACTGCTTTGTATGGGGGTGGAGGGCCTTGAACCTGGTAAGTCTTTAGTTTTGTCGAGAAAGGGAATTAGGTATCCAGAAATCATAAGGTGCTACCTTGGCAGGGACCTGGGAGGAAGCAGTCTGAAGTGGGCCTGAGTGAAGCTAGTGTATCATCGGAAACCCCTGCTCTAGAACAGGAGCTACTGCTGGGATACTTAAGTTGcctaattcttttattcttttggagTATCTAGTAATTCTGTTTGTAATGCTGTCTCATTTGTCTGAGGGGAACTAAGGAAAAGGAAGTCTGTTTACACTGGGATGGAGATTAAAAGGGAAGTCTTCCCAGTGAATTAGATCTGGTTGACAGCAGGGCAGCAGAAGGCACAGTGAGAAGCCCCAGCAGGAGGGGATGCTATTGGAGGAGTGGGGGGTAGGTTCCCCAACCTCGGTCCCCTCCAAGTTGTCCTCTGGCCAACTCTGTGGGTAGGGGGCTTGCCTTTAATAAAGTGAAAGAGGCTTTTCATTTGCAGATAGGTTGAACTGTGGGTTGGAGGAGGTGGCTGAGAAAGGAGGAATGGGCTGTGAAGGGGAAGTTAGGAGAATTGGGGATGGGGTGAAGGAGAGATGTGAGCACGCCAACCATTCCCATAGTGAAACCGCTAGGTGGTGTTTCTGGGGGCTCTGAGGAGCtccagttctttatgtctcagtgcagaaagaattcagcaagaggcaaagtgatagaaaagaagtgatttattagaatagaacgcttgtgaggcttacaagccGGTGGGTGAGAGCGTGCCGCACCCCAAGAACTTcatgggctacagttttataatcaaaggaaaagcgGGGAGGAGGACAAGACcgccttcttcctcattcttgagtagacgtcACGCTTTCATCATCACCTCCTCCTCCGCGTTGggcaggggagttttcttgtccctacatgtTTAAGCCAGGACTGTCGTGGCACTATGGAAcaattatttcaggtctcagtacaATGAGGGTCTTTTACATTGAAATGTCGCCTTTCCATaagttgttttttgtgtgtgcagaGAGCATGTTCTAGGGGTCATTAACTGACTGaactcactgggcaggatgtgggtctcatgccactattgttttattgttttggggcatgtctcatgcttctgttgctgAGCaggcctgcttggttttgtggttaagcaaacctgctttcttcggtgatcattaacttacaggggtctcccatactttttttctttacttacagtCCTCTAGTGGGATTAAttatttaatcacctactttgtccttttactctgtccctatcagtAGCACGTACAGAGTTTTCGCCCAGTTCAAGCCCTGTCCTGGGTTTGGGAGCAGATTTTAATCTCCAGTATGGAGCCTTTAAGTGTACTGAAGAAGACAATGCAGAGAGAGCCTGGGGACTGGAGAACTTCTAGCTGTGCTCCAGGATTTGGGAAGAAGCCGAGAGAAAAGCAATTCCAGAGGCTGCCTGAAGGGGTTGAGGAGGATAAAGTTAGGCCTCGTGGTTGGAAGTGGGAAGGGGCAAGGAGAACTCTCAGAATAGCTGCTCTGTAGACCCTGATGCCTTGTCCCTCTGCCCTTGCCCCCAGGTCCTGGAGTACAATGCCATCGGAGGCAAGTACCATCGGGGTTTGACAGTGCTGGTAGCGTTCCGGGAGCTGGTGGAGCCCAGGAAGCAGGATGCTGATAGTCTCCAGCGGGCCCTGACCGTGGGCTGGTGTGTGGAACTGgtaagagggagggggaagggcaggagaagacgAGGTTTACTTAAGAGTGGGGGTACCCTGGGTAGGATGGGGTGGGGCAAGGAGGGATGGGCCTGAAACTTGGTTTCTTGGTTGTTTGTGTTTCTGTGCCGCTAGTGTGCTGCAGCCAGACTCAGTGAATTACTCCAAGGGTTAACAAATGTGGGGAAAGTCTTTTGTCAGTAGGTACATATTTCACCTGTAGACTTGCTGTGGGCCAGGGCCTTGGAACTGGCCATAAAGTTGTCAACTCTTTCCTCTGAGCAGAGGACAGCCGCAGAAGCAAGCTAGTTCTTCTAGAAGGTTATTCTGTGGCAGAGATTGAAAACTGGAAGCCCATTGGTAGTTTtcgaaaatattttaaaattaaggtccCTAAATCTAACAAAgaagagatttcacataaaacacCAGATTTCTAGCATTACTTGGAAAATTGCTAGATCTGGGTCTAGAGTCCTATGTAGCAACAGTTGGCTGAAGTTGAATTGAGGCCACTTTCCCAAGACAGGACATGTGTGGGTCTGTCTTTATCTTGCTCCAATGCCCACATCTTCCTGTCTCCAAGCTCACTTGGCCCTTGAAGGTGTATGGTTTGCTGGCCTGGCCTAAAGTCTTCATTAGCGACAGGGGGACcaggtttgggggggggggcgtgctAGGCCCTGAGGAGGGGGCCAGTGAGCCCAGGAGGGAAGACGCTCAGGGCTTGGCGAATGACAGGTGATTCTGGCCTGCGGAGAGGAGCAGCTGGCCCGAGGGAGGACGTGACGAGCTCAGAGTCGGCCACACCGCATTCTCGGTATGAGCAGATCTGGCAGAGCTGTCTGTCCTGCAGGTGTTGGGAATTCCAATCTGGAGCCTGTAAGAGAGATGGGGCTGGAGAATAGGGATTTGCCTCCAAGGAGGTAGAAGGACGATGGCCTCACTGAGGACGAGGCCCCTGGTGAAGGGCCCCTGGTGCCCTTCTAGGGATCGGGAGGGGCTGAGGAGCCCATAAACACAGAGGGCGGGcaaggagggaagggcaggaggagaggggcagagCTGTGGGGCGGAGGGAGGTGAGAGCGCGAGGGGCCAACAGCTCACCTGGTAGAATCGGTTGCTGTTAACCTCAGCCGCACTGGGTGCACCTGggggtgtttttctctttttctttttttttcttttggccgtgccatgcagcttgcgggatcttagttccctgaccagggattgacccccaggccctggcagtgaaagccccgagtcctaaccactggacgaccaggaaattcccatgttttctttttttaaaaaaattaattaattaattaatttttggctgcgttgggtcttcgttgctgcgcgggctttctctagttgtggcgagcgggggctgctctttgttgcagtgtgcgggcttctcactgcggtggcttctctttctgcagagccacggtctctaggcgcacgggcttcagtagttgtggcacgtgggctcatgggctcactagttgtggctcgcaggctctagagcacaggctcagtagttgtggcgcacgggcttagctgctccgtggcatgtgggatcttcctggaccagggctcgaacctgtgtcccctgcattggcaggcggattcttaaccactgcaccaccagggaagtccccccccccgcccccccgccgccCTGTGTTTTCTTAAACGCAGCTGTACTGCTGTCACTTCCCCAAGATTCCATTTGAGCTGTCCACCATTGTTTTGGATGATTTTTGTTATAATTTCTGCTTCTATCCTCCTTTCACTTCTACCTCATCTCCTTCAacctcttatttttctatttcagcaTTTACTTCCTAAAAATGAGGACATTTGCCTATGTAACCACAATACTGTTATCACATCTTTgtctgggctgctataacaaaataccacagactgggtaacttataaacaacagaagtttatatCTCACAGCTCTGAAGGCTGGAAGgcccaagatcaaggcaccagcatggtCGGCTGAgggctttcttcctggttcatagccagCATCTCCTTGCTATGTCCTcaggtggaaggggcaagggagctctgcGGGGTCTCTTTCATAACGGCACTAATCCCTTTCACAAGGcttccactctcatgacctaagcacctcccaaagggtccaccttctaataccatcatctttgaaggttaggatttcaacatacgaattttggtgGGGGACACATTCAGATCATAGCAACATCCAAGATATTTAACATTGGTACTAAAATATTATCTAATGTATATTCCATATTTAAATACTTGTAATTCCCCCCCAATTGTCCactataggtttttttttctttttttttttttaacatctaggATCCAAGCAGGAGTAATGTATTGCATTTGGTAGTTTTTCTCCAGTCTTTAGAATACTTCCTCTATCAcaattgactttttttaaagtcCAGGCCAATTATTTGGTAGAGTATCTCACAATCCAGCCTGATTAATATCATGAGGAAATAATCAGGGTAAACATTTTGGTAAGGATGCTACATAGGTAATGTGGTGTATTTCCCGTTACTTCCCACTATAGCACATACCTGGGAAGATGACTAAAAAAACTCAACCCGGTACTGTGGTACCATCCCTATAGATTTAAAGTTCTCCTAACAAATAGAAAGTGCAGTTGGGGGGCAGAGAAGATTGAGGGAGGCCACAGAATGAATGCCCTTTGGAGACAATCTTGGTTGAGTGGTGCTGGTTGAAACCAGATGGCCCTTGTAATCACTCAGGGGAGGCAGCGGACCTGTGGCTTCAGGGGAACAATGCCACTCCAAATAAACACATTGTAGATAAAACGTGTGCCCCCAATGTGGAAAACCCAGGTCCCAACCCAGGGCGAAGTCAGAGGTCAAGATGCAGATGGATGCCTCCTTCCCCAGGGACTTTGCCTGGCACAAGAGCAGCAATCGCCATAACCCTTTCTGCACTGCCCACACATGAGCTGGTGGGTGGTGTTGGGCACTTCCTGTGAGCAATGCAGATCCACTAGAGCACATGCAGGGATCAGGGTGGGGTGAAGGTTTAAAAACTGTATCTTCGGGgaattcctggcggtccagtggttaggactcggcgctttcactgctgagggcccaggttcagtccctggtcagggaactaagatcccgcaagccacgtggtgcagccaaaaaaaccagagaaaacaaaaaccatgtcTTCAAAAGCTGTTTGAAGGAGCCGGAATGTGTAGCCTGACTGCAGGAAGTATCCTGGGGGACATTACAGTGCttcattctctcatttatttcttagaCAAACATTTATGACACACCCACTCTGGGACCAtgctgtgctgggctctgggaatGCCAGGGGGACAAACACATTGCCCTGCCTCCAAGGAGTTCACAGTCCTGTGGGGAACCAGCACGTTTGGGTACCTTCAAGTAGGCTGGCACTCAGAAGAGTAAGCCCTTTGATGATGTTTAAGACCCATGGGTGAAAGTTACCAGAAGTCAGACTTCAGTTCCATCCTATTAGACCTGCGCTCCCAAATGAGCTCCCTgaggtggggttttgttcctggtCACTGGAGTAGGTAAGCAGAGTGCCCGGGGAGGACACAGGAACAGCCTTTTTTGTTCCAGAAGTCATGTAAAGTCAAATTGCCTGAAGAAATCTTACTTGAAGCATTCACTGAAGTTTTTGGCGAGAGAGTACAGTATATGAAGATGTTTCATCATCTCCCTGATACCAGGGATTGTCTAGGGCTGCTTGTCTGGAGATGTCAGAGATCTGTTGTGTCTCTTACTTTGAAAACAAGGGAGTTTTTGTCCCTTTTTATAGTTTGGAAGCCTGAGCCAAAGAAGTCATGTAACTTTCCAAAGTCCCACAGCACAGATGAAAAGTCcttggtggacttccctggtggttcagtggttaagactctgtgctcccagtgcaggggcacgggttcagtccctggttggcgaactaagataccacatgccacatagtgtggcaaaaaaaaaaaaaaaagtcctcggCTTCCTCATCCTGACCTTCCTTCCCAGCTCAGTGATTCTCAAAAGCAGCAGCTCTGTTGCTGGTAGAAGGAACAGTAATAAGGAGCCCTGGGGCTCTTACTCCACTTTTCGTTCTCCTAGCTCCAAGCCTTCTTCGTGGTGTCAGACGACATCATGGATTCCTCCCTCACCCGACGGGGCCAGATCTGCTGGTATCAGAAGGTAAAGTGGGCGGGAAGGTAGCGGTGGGCATGGGAACAGGCCACAGGGAGATGGTCACGTGGAACCTATGGAGGTGTTCAGAGTTACAGGTTCTTGGTATGAGTCTAGGCCAAAGACTGATTGCTTGTTTTTCTGTGTCCTTGACAGCCAGGCATAGGTTTGGATGCAATCAATGATGCTTTCCTTCTGGAAGCATGTGTCTACCGCCTGCTGAAGTTCTACTGCCGGGAGCAGCCCTATTATATGAACCTGATCGAGCTCTTCCTGCAGGTGTGCTGCAGACCAGGGCTCAGTGCCCAGAGGCTGCCCACAGTAGCCTTGGCCTCTGTAGGACATTCTCGTCTAGCTTGTTTCGGGACAAAGGAGATACCTCGGTTTGCCTGGATGGGGAAATAATTGAGGAAGGGAattggggagggtggtggtggcgAGAGGGGCTTTTGTGTCTCTGTGACTGAGGAGTGGGAAGGGACTGTGTGTGTGACTGGATGGGCCTTGAG is part of the Balaenoptera musculus isolate JJ_BM4_2016_0621 chromosome 1, mBalMus1.pri.v3, whole genome shotgun sequence genome and encodes:
- the FDPS gene encoding farnesyl pyrophosphate synthase isoform X1 encodes the protein MLPLSRWLRSVGVFLLPAPCWVPRERWLGSLRRPSLVHGCPVLGAWHSARCWCQAWTEEPRAFYSSLRMNGDQKLDVYAQERQDFIQHFSQIVRVLTEEDIGHPETGDAIARLKEVLEYNAIGGKYHRGLTVLVAFRELVEPRKQDADSLQRALTVGWCVELLQAFFVVSDDIMDSSLTRRGQICWYQKPGIGLDAINDAFLLEACVYRLLKFYCREQPYYMNLIELFLQSSYQTEIGQTLDLITAPQGNVDLGRFTEKRYKSIVKYKTAFYSFYLPVAAAMYMAGIDGEKEHANAKKILLEMGEFFQIQDDYLDLFGDPSVTGKIGTDIQDNKCSWLVVQCLQRASPEQRQILQENYGQKEAEKVARVKALYEEMNLRAVFTQYEEHSYSRIMGLIEQYAAPLPPAIFLGLANKIYKRKK